From a region of the Flavobacterium sediminilitoris genome:
- a CDS encoding TonB-dependent receptor, producing the protein MKKLFFLVIFCFFEQFIVAQTARIKGVILDEFNAPVENVSIKVGETGTVSNKNGFYLLEVPANKEITIVFSHVTFKNTVITVTLKSNEDFELNPVLNARVTQIGEVVVTGNNKKRVEGITTIDPVIIRKIPGANAGIENIIKTLPGVYSNNELSTSYAVRGGNYDENLVYVNEIEVYRPFLIRSGQQEGLSFTNTDMVENVDFSAGGFQAKYGDKMASVLDITYRNPKRFKIGLEASLLGGSLTAEAVSKNQKWSNITGIRYRDNSLLVNSQETETNFRPTFADIQTLLNYNASTKWSWSFLGNISQNKYNYQPLTRQTNFGTISDPIALLVFYEGQEKDEYLTLFGAVKSVYQYNNKNKLKFIASTYHTQEQEYYDILAQYRLGEVDSNIGSETFGDVVFSRGIGSQLNHARNDLDALIFNTEVKGFHELNEKTQLEWGLKYTREDIRDRIVEWEVVDSAGFSLPAPILDYQNDQPYNPYTGPLAPYRNVRATNFTTINRFSGYVQWNYRGEIGEHKYWLNAGIRGHQWQVSGENINGDSQFTFSPRVQFAIKPNWEKDMLFRISGGMYNQPPFYRELRDYNGVVQPNVKAQKSFHLVLSNDYSFKIWNRPFKLLNEVYYKNISDVNTYTIDNVRIRYRADNNAKAYVYGFDARLNGEFVPGTESWFSFGFLKTEEDYNNQGYIARPTDQRLKFGLLFQDYMPNIPNVKVYLNLVYNTGLPGGSPSYADPYDYQLRLKDYRRADAGFSYVFKDAGIESNKTWLKPFSEFSLGLEIFNLFNNQNAITNTWVRDVYTKSQYGIPNFMTTRVFNIKLIARM; encoded by the coding sequence TTGAAAAAGCTATTTTTTTTAGTGATTTTTTGTTTTTTTGAACAATTTATTGTTGCTCAGACAGCCAGAATCAAAGGTGTAATACTAGATGAATTTAATGCTCCTGTTGAAAACGTAAGTATAAAAGTAGGAGAAACAGGAACCGTTTCAAATAAAAACGGATTTTATTTGTTAGAAGTTCCCGCAAACAAGGAAATCACAATTGTTTTTTCACATGTTACATTTAAAAATACAGTTATTACTGTAACTCTTAAATCAAACGAAGATTTTGAGCTAAATCCTGTTTTGAATGCTAGAGTTACACAAATAGGAGAAGTTGTTGTAACTGGAAATAATAAAAAAAGAGTAGAAGGAATAACTACAATTGACCCTGTTATTATTCGTAAAATTCCAGGAGCAAATGCAGGAATTGAAAATATTATAAAAACACTTCCAGGAGTTTATTCGAATAATGAACTAAGTACATCTTATGCAGTACGTGGTGGAAATTATGACGAAAATTTAGTTTATGTAAATGAAATTGAAGTATATCGTCCGTTTTTAATTAGGTCTGGACAACAAGAAGGATTAAGCTTTACAAATACCGATATGGTAGAAAATGTTGATTTTTCTGCTGGAGGATTTCAAGCAAAATATGGAGATAAAATGGCTTCTGTTTTAGATATTACATATCGAAATCCTAAACGATTTAAAATAGGGTTAGAAGCTAGTTTATTAGGAGGAAGTTTAACGGCTGAAGCAGTTTCTAAAAATCAAAAATGGAGTAATATTACTGGTATTCGATATAGAGATAATAGTTTATTGGTTAACAGTCAAGAAACAGAAACTAATTTCAGACCAACATTTGCAGATATTCAAACCTTATTAAATTATAATGCTTCCACAAAATGGAGTTGGAGTTTTTTAGGTAATATTTCACAGAATAAATATAATTATCAACCTTTAACACGTCAAACTAATTTTGGAACAATAAGTGATCCAATTGCTTTGCTGGTGTTTTATGAAGGACAAGAAAAAGATGAATATTTAACTTTGTTTGGTGCTGTTAAATCTGTTTATCAATACAATAATAAGAATAAATTAAAATTTATTGCGTCTACTTATCATACTCAAGAACAAGAATATTATGATATTTTAGCTCAATATCGTTTAGGAGAAGTAGATTCAAATATTGGTTCAGAAACTTTTGGAGATGTTGTGTTTTCAAGAGGAATTGGTTCTCAATTAAATCATGCTCGTAATGATTTAGATGCTTTAATTTTTAATACAGAAGTTAAAGGTTTTCATGAATTAAATGAAAAAACTCAGTTAGAATGGGGTTTAAAATATACAAGAGAAGATATTAGAGATAGAATTGTAGAATGGGAAGTTGTAGATTCAGCAGGATTCTCTTTACCAGCTCCTATTTTAGATTATCAAAACGACCAACCTTATAATCCATATACAGGTCCTTTGGCTCCATATAGAAATGTAAGAGCTACAAATTTTACTACGATTAATAGATTTTCAGGTTATGTACAGTGGAATTATAGAGGTGAAATAGGAGAACATAAATATTGGTTAAATGCAGGAATTCGTGGACACCAATGGCAAGTTTCAGGGGAAAATATCAATGGAGATAGTCAGTTTACTTTTTCACCAAGAGTACAATTTGCAATAAAACCAAATTGGGAGAAAGATATGTTGTTTAGAATTTCAGGTGGAATGTATAATCAACCTCCATTTTATAGAGAATTGCGTGATTATAATGGAGTTGTGCAACCAAATGTTAAAGCTCAGAAATCATTCCATTTAGTCTTGAGCAATGATTACAGTTTTAAAATTTGGAACAGACCTTTTAAATTACTGAATGAAGTTTACTATAAAAACATATCAGATGTAAATACATATACAATTGACAATGTTAGAATTCGATATAGAGCCGATAATAATGCAAAAGCTTATGTTTACGGGTTTGACGCTCGTTTAAATGGAGAATTTGTGCCAGGAACAGAATCGTGGTTTAGTTTTGGATTTTTAAAAACAGAAGAAGATTATAATAATCAAGGGTACATTGCTCGTCCTACAGATCAACGATTGAAATTTGGATTATTATTTCAAGATTATATGCCGAATATTCCAAATGTAAAAGTTTATTTGAACTTAGTTTATAATACAGGATTACCAGGAGGTTCACCATCTTATGCAGATCCTTATGATTACCAATTGCGTTTAAAAGACTATAGAAGAGCAGACGCAGGATTTTCTTATGTGTTTAAAGATGCAGGAATTGAGTCTAATAAAACATGGTTAAAACCTTTTAGTGAATTTTCATTAGGATTAGAAATTTTTAATCTGTTTAACAATCAAAATGCAATAACGAATACTTGGGTAAGAGATGTATATACAAAATCTCAATATGGAATTCCAAACTTTATGACTACTCGTGTTTTTAATATAAAGTTAATTGCTAGAATGTAA
- a CDS encoding ABC transporter ATP-binding protein — translation MDQNLKKIIPFALKFKNNIVWNIIFNVLYALFSTLSFVALFPLMEVLFKMNENVMVLPKYKGITEIGSYGKQYLQYYITKLSIENGAQYALLLTVSLVITTFLFKNLFNYFASQHLMKIKNGVLKDLREKMFSKIIELPISYYSEKRKGDVMARMLGDVNEVKSSFFIVLELIIKEPLTILFAIIAMLKISFELTLFVFIFIPVSGFIISKIGKSLKSKSTRAQQENGFLISIVEESLSGLKVVKSYNAEGYFKSIFNNSINRLLKLDNSIGKKNNLASPMSEFMGIVTISVLLWYGGNLVLVDKTLNGALFIVYLGLAYNILTPAKAISKASYSVKNGLAAAERVFEVLETESTITSKENAIVLKEFKNAISIENINFRYEEENVLKDFSLKVEKGKTVALVGQSGSGKSTIANLLTRFYDVNEGTIKIDDVNIKDLNIHSLRSLLGLVTQDSILFNDTIKNNITLGKENVTNEEIIEALKIANAYEFIKDLPNGIESNIGDAGGKLSGGQKQRLSIARAVLKNPPIMILDEATSALDTESEKLVQIALENMMQNRTSIVIAHRLSTIQKADTIVVMQKGQIVEQGSHTELLAKNGTYANLVNLQSFE, via the coding sequence ATGGATCAGAATTTAAAAAAAATTATCCCTTTTGCTCTAAAATTCAAAAATAACATTGTTTGGAATATAATATTCAATGTATTGTATGCTTTATTTAGTACACTATCTTTCGTAGCCTTATTTCCATTAATGGAAGTTCTTTTTAAAATGAACGAAAATGTAATGGTGCTACCTAAATACAAAGGCATTACAGAAATAGGTTCATACGGTAAGCAATATCTACAATATTACATAACAAAACTTTCAATTGAAAACGGAGCGCAATATGCACTATTATTAACTGTTTCACTTGTAATTACTACTTTTTTATTTAAAAACCTCTTTAATTACTTTGCATCACAACATTTAATGAAAATAAAAAATGGTGTTTTGAAAGATTTAAGAGAAAAAATGTTTTCAAAAATAATTGAATTACCTATATCGTATTATTCAGAAAAAAGAAAAGGAGATGTAATGGCTAGAATGCTAGGTGATGTTAACGAAGTGAAGAGTTCCTTTTTTATAGTATTAGAACTGATTATCAAAGAGCCTTTAACTATCCTATTTGCTATAATTGCAATGTTAAAAATTAGTTTTGAGTTAACTCTATTTGTTTTTATATTCATTCCTGTTTCTGGATTTATTATTTCAAAAATAGGGAAGAGTTTAAAATCTAAATCCACTAGAGCCCAACAAGAAAATGGTTTTTTAATCTCTATTGTTGAAGAAAGCTTAAGCGGTTTAAAAGTTGTTAAAAGCTATAATGCGGAAGGTTATTTTAAAAGTATTTTCAATAATTCTATTAACCGACTACTTAAACTAGACAATAGTATTGGTAAAAAAAACAATCTAGCATCTCCTATGAGTGAATTCATGGGAATTGTAACTATATCCGTTTTATTATGGTATGGTGGTAACCTAGTGCTTGTTGATAAAACATTAAACGGAGCTCTTTTTATTGTATATCTTGGATTAGCATATAATATATTAACACCTGCAAAAGCTATTTCAAAAGCTTCTTACTCCGTAAAAAATGGACTAGCTGCTGCTGAACGTGTATTTGAAGTTTTAGAAACAGAAAGCACAATTACTTCAAAAGAAAATGCAATAGTTTTAAAAGAATTTAAAAATGCTATTTCTATTGAAAATATCAACTTTAGATATGAAGAAGAAAACGTATTAAAAGATTTTTCTTTAAAAGTAGAGAAAGGAAAAACTGTTGCTTTAGTTGGTCAATCTGGAAGCGGGAAAAGTACAATTGCTAACTTACTTACTCGATTTTATGATGTAAATGAAGGAACTATTAAAATAGACGATGTAAATATTAAAGACTTAAATATTCATTCACTACGAAGCTTATTAGGATTAGTTACACAAGATTCTATTCTATTTAATGACACAATAAAAAACAACATTACACTTGGAAAAGAAAACGTTACAAATGAAGAAATTATTGAAGCTTTAAAAATTGCTAATGCTTATGAGTTTATAAAAGATTTACCTAATGGTATTGAGTCTAATATTGGTGATGCAGGTGGAAAGCTTTCAGGTGGACAAAAACAACGTTTATCTATTGCTCGTGCTGTTTTAAAAAATCCTCCTATTATGATTTTAGACGAAGCTACTTCTGCTTTAGACACTGAAAGTGAAAAATTAGTACAAATTGCACTAGAAAACATGATGCAAAACAGAACTTCAATTGTAATTGCTCATAGACTTTCAACCATTCAAAAAGCAGATACTATTGTTGTAATGCAAAAAGGTCAAATCGTAGAACAAGGTTCTCATACTGAGTTATTAGCTAAAAATGGTACTTATGCTAATTTAGTTAATTTACAATCATTTGAATAA
- a CDS encoding phospho-sugar mutase, whose amino-acid sequence MHINQNILNKVNEWLTPVFDKETQESITEMMTSSPKELEDCFYKNLEFGTGGMRGIMGVGTNRINQYTLGKNTQGISDYLKKSFVGEELKVVIAYDCRHNSDTLAKVVADVFSANGIKVYLFSELRPTPELSFAVRYLKCHAGIVLTASHNPPEYNGYKVYWQDGGQLVPPQDSEIIQIIEDLKYSDILFEANETLIEYIDNDIDEAFWQSTVENASFNTPQLAKDNLKIVYTSLHGTSIKAIPSVLAKAGYNDVNIVAEQSVPDGNFPTVKSPNPEEPEALTMALNLADEINADIVVGTDPDSDRLGVAVRDLDGKMKLLNGNQSMVIMTAFLLEQWKRTDKLTGNEFIGSTIVSTPLMLELASAYGVECKVGLTGFKWIAKFIKDFPNQQFIGGGEESFGFMVGDAVRDKDAVAAILLVCEIAAQAKASGSSLFKELINLSLDFGFYKEHLISITKKGIEGANEIKQMMINLRENPLKEINEQRVVCIEDYQSSKALDLMSNETYDITIPKSNVLIYYLEDGSKICARPSGTEPKIKFYFSVNTELPSIEEYNIIEQELDNKIKNIITEMNLI is encoded by the coding sequence ATGCACATAAATCAAAACATTTTAAATAAAGTAAACGAGTGGTTGACTCCTGTTTTTGATAAAGAAACACAGGAATCTATAACTGAAATGATGACTTCTTCTCCTAAAGAACTTGAGGATTGCTTTTACAAAAATCTAGAATTTGGAACAGGTGGAATGAGAGGAATCATGGGAGTTGGTACAAATAGAATCAACCAATACACATTAGGAAAAAACACACAAGGTATATCGGATTATTTAAAGAAAAGTTTCGTAGGCGAAGAACTAAAAGTTGTTATTGCTTATGATTGTCGTCATAATAGTGATACTCTTGCCAAAGTTGTTGCTGATGTTTTTTCCGCTAATGGTATTAAAGTATATTTATTTTCAGAATTAAGACCAACTCCCGAATTATCATTTGCTGTTCGTTATTTAAAATGTCATGCAGGAATTGTTTTAACAGCTTCACACAATCCACCAGAATACAATGGATACAAAGTATACTGGCAAGATGGAGGTCAATTAGTCCCACCTCAAGACTCAGAAATAATACAAATTATTGAAGACTTAAAATATAGTGATATTCTTTTTGAAGCAAATGAAACTTTAATTGAATATATTGATAATGATATTGATGAGGCTTTTTGGCAATCTACAGTTGAAAATGCAAGTTTTAATACTCCTCAATTAGCAAAAGATAATTTAAAAATTGTTTATACTTCTTTACATGGAACTTCTATTAAAGCAATTCCAAGTGTCTTAGCAAAAGCAGGATATAACGATGTAAATATTGTAGCTGAGCAATCTGTTCCAGATGGAAATTTCCCTACAGTAAAATCTCCAAACCCTGAAGAACCAGAAGCTTTAACAATGGCTTTAAATTTAGCTGACGAAATAAATGCTGACATTGTTGTAGGAACAGATCCTGATAGTGATCGATTAGGTGTTGCTGTTCGCGATTTAGATGGAAAGATGAAATTGCTTAATGGAAACCAATCCATGGTTATTATGACTGCTTTTTTATTAGAACAATGGAAAAGAACTGACAAATTAACAGGAAATGAATTCATTGGCTCGACTATTGTATCCACTCCATTAATGCTAGAGTTAGCATCGGCTTATGGTGTTGAATGTAAAGTTGGATTAACTGGTTTCAAATGGATTGCAAAATTTATCAAAGATTTCCCAAATCAACAATTCATAGGTGGTGGAGAAGAAAGTTTTGGTTTTATGGTAGGTGATGCAGTAAGAGATAAAGATGCAGTAGCTGCTATTTTATTAGTATGTGAAATTGCCGCTCAAGCAAAAGCTTCAGGAAGTTCACTATTTAAAGAATTAATCAATTTATCATTAGATTTTGGTTTTTATAAAGAACACCTTATTTCAATTACTAAAAAAGGAATTGAAGGTGCTAATGAAATTAAGCAAATGATGATTAATTTGCGTGAAAATCCTCTAAAAGAAATTAATGAACAACGTGTAGTTTGTATTGAAGATTACCAAAGTTCAAAAGCACTAGATTTGATGAGTAATGAAACATACGACATTACAATTCCAAAATCGAATGTTTTAATTTATTATTTAGAAGATGGAAGTAAAATTTGCGCAAGACCTAGTGGAACTGAACCAAAAATTAAGTTTTATTTTAGTGTAAATACCGAATTACCTTCAATTGAAGAATACAATATCATTGAGCAAGAGCTTGATAATAAAATTAAAAATATTATAACAGAAATGAACCTAATATAA
- a CDS encoding glycosyltransferase family 2 protein, which produces MNISIVIPLLNEQESLPELHNWIVKVMTSHNFSYEILFIDDGSTDDSWQTIQQLSKSNNSVKGIRFLKNYGKSQALHAGFAKAKGDVIITMDADLQDSPDEIPELYDLITNKNYDLISGWKKKRYDSVLFKNIPSKLFNWAARKTSGVKLNDFNCGLKAYKNEVVKNIEVSGEMHRYIPVLAKNAGFSKIGEKVVIHQARKYGSSKFGMSRFINGFLDLITIWFLSKFGKRPMHLFGLLGSIMFIIGFCLALYLGIDKVFIHTKSRLITNRPQFYIALTSMTIGTQLFLAGFLGEIILRTKNNEERYKISKTIE; this is translated from the coding sequence ATGAATATATCCATAGTTATTCCTTTATTAAACGAACAAGAATCGTTACCCGAATTACACAATTGGATTGTGAAAGTTATGACTAGTCATAACTTTTCTTATGAAATATTGTTTATAGATGATGGTAGCACAGATGATTCTTGGCAAACTATTCAACAACTTTCAAAAAGCAATAATAGTGTAAAAGGTATTCGTTTTTTAAAAAATTATGGCAAAAGTCAAGCTCTTCACGCTGGTTTTGCAAAAGCAAAAGGAGACGTTATTATAACTATGGACGCAGATTTACAAGATAGTCCAGATGAAATCCCTGAATTATACGACCTGATTACGAATAAAAACTATGATTTAATTTCGGGTTGGAAAAAAAAGAGATATGATTCAGTTCTATTTAAAAATATCCCTTCTAAATTATTCAATTGGGCAGCAAGAAAAACGTCTGGAGTAAAATTAAATGATTTTAATTGCGGATTAAAAGCTTATAAAAATGAAGTTGTTAAAAACATTGAAGTTTCGGGCGAAATGCATCGATATATTCCTGTTTTAGCAAAGAATGCTGGATTTAGTAAAATAGGAGAAAAAGTAGTAATCCATCAAGCAAGAAAATACGGAAGTTCTAAATTTGGAATGAGTCGCTTTATAAATGGTTTTCTAGATTTAATAACTATTTGGTTTTTGTCAAAATTTGGAAAACGTCCAATGCATTTATTTGGCTTATTAGGTTCTATTATGTTTATAATTGGATTTTGTCTTGCCTTATATTTAGGTATTGACAAGGTTTTTATTCACACAAAATCTAGACTAATTACGAACAGACCTCAATTTTATATAGCACTTACAAGTATGACAATAGGAACTCAATTATTTTTAGCTGGATTTTTGGGAGAAATTATTTTAAGAACAAAAAATAACGAAGAAAGATATAAAATATCTAAAACAATAGAATAA
- a CDS encoding DUF4199 domain-containing protein yields the protein MNEIIKKNAITFGIIAASISILITLSMYIIDLKLFTNMWIGFVKIGILIVLSIILLNTTKKNLNNNYSFKEAFTTYFICFVICILSATIFEIILFNLIDPEAKNIIQENLIEFQVDMLKKFNTPTSVIKETVAKLEENNPYEALQIFKGSAVAIAVSSVFGLILAAIFKNKPKEQF from the coding sequence ATGAACGAAATCATTAAAAAGAATGCGATTACTTTTGGAATTATTGCAGCATCAATTTCAATATTGATAACATTATCTATGTATATTATAGATTTAAAACTGTTTACTAACATGTGGATTGGTTTCGTTAAAATTGGAATACTTATTGTTTTATCCATAATTTTACTTAACACGACTAAAAAAAACTTAAACAATAATTATTCTTTTAAAGAAGCTTTTACTACTTATTTTATTTGTTTTGTAATCTGTATATTGTCAGCTACAATTTTTGAAATAATTTTATTCAACTTGATTGACCCTGAAGCAAAAAACATTATTCAAGAAAACTTGATTGAATTTCAAGTTGATATGTTAAAAAAATTTAACACACCAACATCTGTAATAAAAGAAACAGTTGCTAAGTTAGAAGAAAACAACCCATATGAGGCTCTTCAAATTTTTAAAGGCTCAGCTGTTGCTATTGCAGTAAGTTCAGTTTTTGGACTAATTTTAGCTGCAATTTTCAAAAATAAACCAAAAGAACAATTCTAA
- a CDS encoding type B 50S ribosomal protein L31, whose protein sequence is MQKGIHPENYRLVAFKDMSNEDVFITKSTVETKETIEVDGVEYPVFKMEISRTSHPFYTGKSKLIDTAGRIDKFKTKYAKFDKK, encoded by the coding sequence ATGCAAAAAGGAATTCACCCAGAAAATTACAGATTAGTAGCTTTCAAAGACATGTCAAACGAAGACGTATTTATTACTAAATCTACAGTAGAAACTAAAGAAACTATCGAAGTTGATGGTGTAGAATACCCAGTATTCAAAATGGAGATTTCTCGTACTTCTCACCCTTTTTACACAGGTAAATCGAAACTTATTGATACTGCTGGACGTATTGATAAATTCAAAACTAAATATGCAAAATTTGATAAAAAATAA
- a CDS encoding GlmU family protein — MNYILFDGTVRNALLPFTFTRPVADIRVGILTIREKWEKYLGYTTTTLTEEYLMEKFPMVEMEENIMINASFLPNEVLVEMITNLEKNQAVISGEEIIAFYSNDTQEEVDFDEYELIDYDEDVLRIENTWDIFAKNDTAIREDFQLLTGDRYSQPIPKSVNVISPENIFIEEGAKLEFVTLNASTGPIYIGKNAEIMEGSVIRGPFALCEEAQVKLATKIYGATTIGPHCRVGGEVNNSVMFGYSNKGHDGFLGNAVLGEWCNIGADSNNSNLKNNYEEVRLWSYETEGFARTGLQFCGLMMGDHSKCGINTMFNTGTVIGVSTNIFGSGFPRNFVPSFSWGGASGFTTYLTKKAFEVAKVVMSRRHVEFTEQDAKILEHVFEETKKWRKE, encoded by the coding sequence ATGAACTATATACTTTTTGACGGAACGGTTCGCAATGCATTACTTCCGTTTACTTTTACTCGACCTGTTGCTGATATTCGAGTAGGAATTTTAACCATTAGAGAAAAATGGGAAAAATATTTAGGATATACAACTACAACATTAACAGAGGAGTATTTAATGGAAAAGTTTCCAATGGTGGAAATGGAAGAGAATATTATGATTAATGCTTCTTTTTTGCCAAATGAAGTTTTAGTTGAAATGATTACTAATTTGGAAAAAAATCAAGCTGTTATTTCAGGAGAAGAGATTATTGCTTTTTATTCAAATGATACTCAAGAAGAAGTCGATTTTGATGAATATGAATTAATTGATTATGATGAAGATGTTTTAAGAATTGAAAATACATGGGATATTTTTGCTAAAAATGATACAGCTATTCGAGAAGATTTTCAACTTCTTACAGGAGATAGATATTCACAGCCAATTCCTAAAAGCGTAAATGTGATTTCTCCCGAAAATATTTTTATTGAGGAAGGAGCAAAATTAGAGTTTGTAACACTAAATGCATCAACAGGACCAATTTACATTGGTAAAAATGCAGAAATAATGGAAGGTTCTGTTATTCGTGGACCATTCGCATTATGTGAAGAAGCACAAGTAAAATTAGCAACAAAAATATACGGAGCCACTACAATTGGACCACATTGTAGAGTTGGAGGTGAAGTTAATAATTCTGTTATGTTTGGTTATTCAAACAAAGGGCATGATGGGTTTTTAGGAAATGCAGTTTTAGGAGAATGGTGTAATATTGGAGCGGATTCTAATAACTCAAATTTAAAGAATAACTATGAAGAGGTTCGCTTATGGAGTTATGAAACTGAAGGATTTGCAAGAACAGGATTGCAATTTTGTGGTTTAATGATGGGAGATCATAGTAAATGTGGGATTAATACTATGTTCAACACAGGAACTGTTATTGGTGTTTCTACTAATATTTTTGGTTCTGGTTTTCCGCGTAACTTTGTACCAAGTTTTTCTTGGGGCGGAGCTTCAGGCTTTACAACCTATTTAACTAAAAAAGCATTTGAAGTAGCAAAAGTTGTAATGAGTCGTCGTCATGTTGAATTTACAGAACAAGATGCAAAAATATTAGAACACGTTTTTGAAGAAACTAAAAAATGGAGAAAAGAATAA